The nucleotide sequence GCCGAGCCTGCCTTCCTCCAAATTGCTCAGTACCGAGCTGGAATCGTTCCTGTCGCATTCAGAAGGTACAAATTGTTGCCAAATATGAAGGAGAACAATTCAGTATACGGTTAAAATTAACTCTACGTACCATTCATGTTCTGTTATAATGACAGGGTTCCTTGTGCGAAAGGTGGAGGTATAAGGTTCACAATAAACGGGAATGCGTATTTCGACCTGGTGCTGATAACAAACGTGGGTGGTGCTGGAGATATAAGGGCCGTCTCTTTGAAAGGATCAAAGACTAATCAGTGGCAATCCTTGTCAAGAAACTGGGGACAGAATTGGCAAAGCAACACTTACCTTAGAGGTCAGAGCCTCTCTTTTCAAGTCATTGCTAGTGATGGTCGGGCTGTTGTGAGCTACGATGTTGTGCCTCGTGATTGGCAGTTCGGTCAAACTTTTGAAGGTGGacaattctaaatttatgtatcaactatcaaGCGAGAAACTATAGAAGAAGAGTTATGTTTAAGACAAGACTCTGCTTACTCTTCTATTTATTCTCAtaagaaagacaaagacaatGGAACAAGGGGACTTTGTATTCGTtagcaaacaaattaaataatcgATGTGTTGATAATCTTTGACGTACAAAGCCTTCAAATTAAGAGCGCTCAGAGGccaaaatacataattttttcattatttcgATTCCAAAGAACGAAAAGTtcaaatttaaacatattactTTCAATAGTAACACGAGTATAGTATTTTGATATTAACAAgagaaatttctaaaaataaagaataattaattgtaactaaaaaataaattgtcatACTCATACGTGAATTTGAAGTCAAACCGTGTGACGTCGAACGGTCAAAGTCTCAAAGATAATAGTTTTGGTTAAGTCTTGACGTCGTTGATTCTCTTGCTGGGTCCAGACGGCGGAACTGACCCTTTCGGAAGAGCGTTCAACACCAACGACCCGTATTTCCCGGTGACAAACGACGAAAGTTCCGCCGTGAAGTGATGATCCTCGCCGTCGCACCCTACCACCGTCGCCGTCTTGGAGACAACAGGGATCTCTCCGGAGAAGATAACGCCGTCGATCACCGACGGAATACCTACTGGAAATTTCCTAGCTGTTGAGTATGAAACAAGAGAGACggagatgaagaaaataataaccAAAGCTCTGATTCTAGCcattttcttgattgtttacgaGAGAAACActctgtcttttgtttttaataatcttcTTCTGTCACTGTGTTATTTGGTGAAGATCCGTGAATGTACatgtgtagtatatatatataacgtgtAAAGAGATAGTAGAGAGGTCACTGGTCGGTCAATGGCAGTTGCAGTCTTGCAAGAGATAACGCGGCAAGTCTTTGGACTTCAAAGAGTTGAATGACTAGGTCATTTGTTTCCGGTCCAATTGATATATATCATCACTTAAGACTTAAGTCTCGtgaaatttgtaatatatattacttatatatttttctgaatTCAAAATTAGGTGTCAATAACACATTTTCTGAGTTTGATTAGTAGCAGTAGTAGTTACTATTTTAGTACTTAAGTAGTAAAGAAAAGTCtgtgttaattaattaattctaaTTCCATTACTCGGATGGGCCTTTATTGGgctattttgtaattaaaaataaaccttCAGAAGTGATCACGCTGTTTTGGgctttgtcttcttcgtctcttaCTTCTCCGATTTGCCTCTCATCGGTCTTCGGAGACGTTGACCTTTCGAGCTCGTAACAGCAAGAGGAATCCAAATGGCTGGCAGAATTCGATTAGATGCGGTTGTTTCGTCTATAGTCACGGTCCACCCCCACGAGATTCCGGCGTTGCTCCATTCCTCTTCCTGCTTCTTCTTCGTACCGATCTTCCCTTTATCTCTCTGTCTCCGATTTTGTTCGTGTTTCAACCATTGATTTCGAGTGTTCCTTAACTATGGCATTGGTTCTTCTTGTATCAGATTTTGAGCGCGTATTTTGTTGTTCTGCCACTCCGCGACGAAGGAGCAATATCGTTAGGATTGTCAAAGCTCCCTGGCCTGTTCGTAGGATCTCTGTTTCTCACTCTGATTGCTGCGCCTCTCTCAACCTTGATCTTCTCTTTACCCAATTTATCCAAATCCAAGGTACTCTTTTACCCAATTTAGATAAGTatctttatatttcttttataatcttttacacATACATGCTTTTCGAAATTTGCAGGCTTTGGTTATAATACATAGATTCTTTAGTCTATCGCTTgttctatgttttcttctttggcgAGCTTCTCCTACAGAGTCTAATTCAAAGGTAAGATAGGAGGagactttttattattattattattattcataagcTTCATGTATCTCATTGGTTTAACACACACTACTGCTTCAAAGGATGCAGTTGATTCGTCATCCAGTCTAACAAAAGATCCTAAATTTGGTATCGATGGAGCTAATCCTGTTTCTGGATGGGATAACCATGGCTGGTTTTACATTTCTGTTCGagttggtttttttctttgggtatGACTAACTAACTCTTTAACATCCAAGTCCTTTGAATGTAGCTGTATACttaaaacatttgttttgtGTGTCCTAGGTTGCGTTGCTCAATCTCGTTGCTATATCTTCAACATGGGCTAGGATAATAGACGTTATGGATAGTGAGGTAGTTTCTACTTCctttttaactatatttttgAAGAATTGGGTATTGTTTCCAAGTATAACGTATTCTTCAATCCAGTCAGGTGCAagattgtttggttttgttggtgCTGGTGCTACCCTTGGACAGCTTTCTGGATCAGTGTTTGCTGCTACGACTGCTTGGATGGGTCCATGTAGGCATTACATTGTCTGATGATTGTTctgtttataatatatgtaccTAGATGATAGATATATCTTCTTATGATGTGTTGATTTGAAAATCAATTTGATGTTCATTACAGATCTACTTCTATTTGCTGCTCTTTTGATGGAATTTGCTGCACAGTCTTCAAAAGGGATCACTAATGATATTACCCAGTCCTCTGAGGAGTTGTCTCCTCTAAGGTTAGCTAAGCTACAGTTTGTCTCCATATATGAAAGATGAATATGATTTTCAAGCCCACCCTTTATTTTTGCTACGTTTCCCCATTTATGTTTGGAATAATATTTGTCTTGAAGTCTTAAATTTCTAGTGCGAGTTTCACTTAATAATGCTCATTGTTGGTCTAGAAGTTGATCTTTGGTGTCATTTCTGTTAGGAGAACTGATCACGATGATCAAAGTGAGAGAAAACAGgaagcttcttctccaaaagtTGCTTCTCCGAAAGCTGCTTCTCCTAAATCGCCTATCTCCACAACCAGACCTCAGCTTTGGGCCATCTTAGACGGAATGAGACTTATACTAGCGTCGCCTTATCTTTTGCTCGTGTCTTTGTTCCTTTGGCTTGGTGCGGTCATTTCCTCATTCTTCTATTTCCAAGTAAGACAAATCTTTGTAATGATTTTCAGATAGAAGATTAACTAAATCATGTGAAGTTAATATCAGAAATAGCTAACAATGCAATAGTAGGCTTGTCACGTGAACCACCTTCTACCCTGTTATATACTATTCATTTGCCTGCCTAGTAACCAAGACTCATCGTTCTTCAACAGCCGTTTGAACAATATTCACAACATAAAGATTTAAAAATCCCTTTGTTTCTAGTGCTTGCAAATTATCGCCTTTGATACAAGCTGTTGCTTTAAAATTCAATTGTTTTCTTGAAGTGTATATATAAGAAAGCTGAACTCTTACTGTTTCACTGATGAAATAAAGTTCACTGCAGAAAGTGAATATAATTGCCGCGACAATCACATCTTCCATTGGTCGAAGAAGACTGTTTGCCCAGATAAACAGCTTCGTTGCAGTTTTCATACTCATTGGACAACTGACTCTAACGGTATGTTATATACGAGACAAAATTCACACGTTGATTCATCATACCTGGAAGTTTTCTTATCATGGTTCACATATATCTATTCGTATACTGAATCTTACAGGGCCGGATCTTGACTATAGCCGGTGTCACCATTGCAATATCTGCATCTCCATTTGTTGCACTTGGGAATTTGGTTGCTATTGCCATATGGCCAACTTGGGTTGCAGTTGCTGTGTCTGAAACCTTGAGAAAGGTCTGTGGTTTTACATCAATCTCTCTCGTGTTGCCTTACTGTTTCATTAAAGAGGTTGCACTTGCACATTTCATAACTTGGTAGGTGACAACTTATGTTGTAACTAGACCTGGAAGGGAACTCTTGTTCACCGTTGTCTCACAAGATGAGAAATACAAAGCTAAGGTACTGAATCTTTCCTTTGCTCAACTTCTAGTTAGAAAAACAGTTCTGCTAAAAGGAAAAGTTACACTTGGTTTTATTTCTCATTCTTTGCTCCATGGTTTCAGGTATGCATAGATGTGATTGTTCAACGACTTGGAGATGCTGCAGCTGCGGGACTATTTGAAGTCCTTACCATTGCCCTTGGCGGTCAAACATCAACTGCTTCACTCTATGCCTTGCCAGTATGATAAAAAGCTTCCTACTTTCAGACAGTTCTTTGTGTATGAGTAATATTTCTCCATGAAACTCCTCAACAAGTCTCCATTGTTTTTTTGACAGGTGTGTTTGATATGGATACTCACAGCGTTCTTCTTAGGCCGGAGACAAGAACAATTGGCAAAACTCCAGGTGGGTTCATCTTTATAGGAACAAAagtcttgaaaaaaaaagtcgCATTGATGCAGAAGGTGAGAGGCTTCAACTTCACATGTAGGAGTTATGGGAAAGCAACTTAACCCCGACCGAGATGATGAAGGTTCAGAAGGCGGAGTAATGGTTAAAAGCTTAAAGAACTCAGATTTTTGGATTATACTGATAAATATTGTACAAAGGGAAGTTTTATTTCAGTTAGAGAAATTTATATCAACTGTATTTGTATCCCACATCTCCAAGCTTAGGAAGTGATAACTTGCAATAACGAAAGATTCAAAGAGTCAAGCGAAACCAATTCACGTGTGATGATGACGTGGCGATTTAATTGCATTGCAATATTGGGCTTTAGTGAATGCTATGCAAGGAATATGAAAATGGGCTTGATTCGAACTACTTAAATGGGCTTAACGTTGAAGCATGAAACCCTAGTGTTTTTACGTGTGTCTATAACTTGCATCCTCCGCCAACTTTGCCCTTTCTTCTATGCCTAGCTGCCTCTTGTCCACTTTTCCGGCGACAATGGtgaggtttttttctttatcatccATGAAAACCTGAACCAATTTCTCCAAATCACgattttaataaacaaatacgtGAAATACATTAATTCGTGAAATTTCTGCACTTGTTATTGTGTGACCTAAaagttttcatttctttttcttgtggGTATTTAGACCAAGAGAACGAATAAGGCGGGAATCGTGGGCAAATATGGTGAGTGCCTTTATGAAACTATACCTCTGTTCTATGATAACTTGCACCCATGCAACTAAAGGACTGCGGTAAGGCCGGTGGTGCATACACAATGAAGTAAGCTGATGTAGGGAATCTGGAGCCTGCACGTGTACGAGGGAGATGTGAAGCAAGAAGAAACACGTGAGGCTAAAGCAAGCTGGACGTTAACGGAAAGCAAGGTAGACGTCACGGAAGAATAAAGTCGGTTAAACACTGTTAAGTAACCGACGTTTTAATCTATAAGGAGCACATGTTTAGCTCTGCTTTTCTTTATGCAAAATATCTGAATATTGTTAAGAACTCTCTGGAACTTTCCTCATCGTTTAGCCGGTTTCTCTTATCGAGATTCTTGCTGGTGAGATGACGATGCTGCGTTTATTTTGAACGTTGTACCGTTTATCGTATTGTTTGTTGAACCATTTTCCTTTTGAGCTACGTTACTGATTTATCGTTatcattggtatcagagctaaacgAACCTCGGAAACAATGGCAGTCGAGACGAGATCACAGATGAACAGGCGAGATCTGAGTGGAGATGAAGCTCAGGAAGGAGAAACGGTGACGATCGGAGATACTCGAAGCTTACTTGATCGTACTCTGGCGATTGAGCGTGCGATTGAAGCACAGGACAAGAAGATGGAACAAAACATTGCCGATATGTTACAGATGATTAAACTAATTCCTGGTCAACAAGCTTCGACGAGCTTTCAACCTAAGGAAGAACAGAGTCCTTTGGCAGTATCAGCGAAGCCGGACTCAGGTGGTGGTGGGTTTGATCATCATCGTGGAGGGGGTAATGGATCTGGGAACTACTCAGGTGTTACGCGTTTGGGGAAGGTGGACTTCCCACGGTTTGACGGAGATCGTTGCTCAGAGTGGCTTGGTAAGGTGGAGGACTATTTTGTGTTGGATGCAACTCCAGATCACTCCAAGGTACGCATGGCTGCGATGCATTTTGATAGTCACGCTGCAGTGTGGCATCATGGACTCCTTCAAACACCGTTTGGTCAGAGCTTGTTACATGATTGGAACTCTTATAAACTGTTGATGAAAGAGAGATTTGTGGATGTATTGGAGGACCCGATAGCAGATCTAAAAAATTTGCAGGAAACAGAGGGGATAGTTGAATACCATCAGAAGTTTGAGGCGATCAGAACAAGAGTTTCACTCTCAGAGGACTATTTGGTTCGAGCTTACCTTGCAGGACTGCGCCTTGACACGCAGATGCACATCAGGATGTTCCAGCCTCAGTCTGTTCGTCAGTGCCTAGTGCTGGGGCGTCTCTATGAGAAGGCTCACCCGGTGGCTAAAGGAACTTCCCATGGGGGAACTCACGCCAAATTCTCTAGTGGTAACAACTCAACATCCGTAGCTAAACAAAACAATCATCACAAGAAGGATATCAGTCAGGATGTTGTGAGCAATGCTTTCCCAAAGCAAGCCAGGAAGTTTTTGTCACAGGAGGAAATGAGTGAAAGAAGGGCTAAAGGGTTATGTTTCCAATGTGATGAGAAATATACCCCGGATCATTACTTAAAGCATAAGAAAACACAAGTGTATATGATTGAGGTGGGAGGAGATGAGGAAGAAAGTGATCAAGATGAAGGGCAGGTGTTGGTAATGGAGGAGAGGGACATGCCAAGAGTATCGATTAGTGCCGTTGCAGGCATCTCTGACTATCGCACGTTGAAAGTGAGGGGAGTGCACAAGAAGAAAGTGATGTTTATTTTGCTTGACACAGGGTCTACGCATAACTTCATGGACCCCAGGGCAGCAAAGAAGTTGGGAGTAACAACGCAAACTGCAGGCATCTCTCGGGTAGCGGTTGCAGACGGTAGCAAGCTGAAAGTTCAAGGAAAGGTTTCACAGTTCCAGTGGGAGTTTCAAGGACATCTTTTTCGAGATGACTTTATGATTATTCCTCTTGGCGGGTGTGACATAGTGTTGGGGGTTCAGTGGTTAGCTCCTTTAGGAGACACTACATGGAACTTTCAAAAATTGGAGATGAGCTTCTGGTGgaacaaacaaaagattttgCTACACGGTATCAAACCGGGTGCCGTCCGAACGGTGAAGGCTAAGAAATTTAACAGCTATGACGAGGAAGAGGTGCAAGTTTCAATGATCTGCGCTCATGAAATGGTTGAACAGGAGGAGGTGACCTTGTACGCAGTAGAAGTTAGTCGCAGAACAAATGAAGAAAATGCAGCAATTGTACAACTAAAAACAGAGTATGCAGACATTTTTGAGGAACCTACAGAACTACCACCGTTCAGGGAGAACCATGACCATCAAATTGTGTTGCAATCTGGTTCTGATCCGGTTAATCAAAGACCTTATCGTTACGCTGTATATCAGAAAAATGAAATAGACAAAATTGTGGAGGAGTTATTATCAGCAGGAACCATTAGAGTGAGCTCGAGCCCATTCTCTTCACCAGTGGTATTggttaaaaagaaagataattcGTGGAGGTTGTGTGTGGACTATAGAGAGCTAAATGGCATGACTGTCAAGAACCGGTTTCCCATTCCTTTAATTGATGATCTTATGGATGAGCTAGGGGGATCTCAGGTGTTCTCAAAGATTGACTTAAGGGCAGGTTATCACCAAGTCAGAATGACTCCAGATGATGTGCATAAGACAGCTTTTAAAACACACAGTGGTCACTTTGAATATCTGGTCATGCCCTTTGGCCTAACAAATGCACCTGCGACATTCCAAGGCCTCATGAACACTGTGTTCAAGGAATTTTTGCGGAAATTTGTTCTGATTTTCTTTGATGACATTTTAATATACAGCGTGAGCATGGAAGATCATATTGTTCACTTGGCGAAAGTGTTTCAATTGATGAGGAGTAACAAACTATTCGCTAAAGAGAGCAAGTGTGACTTTGCTGCTACCATGGTTGAGTATCTGGGACACTATATAGAAGCAGGTGGTGTGTCCACAGATCCTAACAAGGTGAAAGCTGTTGCTGAATGGCCCATTCCTTCGACGATCAAACAATTGAGAGGATTTTTGGGTTTGGCTGGGTATTACAGGCGTTTTGTCAAGAATTTTGGAACTATAGCTAGACCATTAACACTTTTGACAAACAAAGATTCATTTGTATGGTCAGAAGAAGCGTTAGCTGCATTCGCTAATCTGAAGGAGGCATTATGTCAAGCACCAGTTCTCGCCCTACCACTATTTGATGAACCATTCCTGGTTGAAACAGATGCATGCACGACAGGAATTGGAGCAGTATTAATGCAGAAGGGACATCCTCTTGCATTCATCAGTCGACACTTGAAAGGGAAGCAACTGCAGCTATCAATTTACGAAAAATAACTCTTGGCTGTGGTATTTGCGGTGCAAAAGTGGCGACATTACCTACTTCCGAATCATTTCGTCATTAAGACTGATCAGAGAAGCCTCAAATATCTCCTGGAGCAACGCTTAAACACTCCTCTACAACAGCAATGGCTGCCTAAGCTTTTAGAATTTGACTATGAAATTCAGTACAGACAAGGGAAAGAGAATGTTGCTGCAGATGCTTTGTCACGCGTTGAAGGAGCAGAAGTATTGCACATGGCGATGTCAGTCCTTGAATGTGACCTACTCAAGGACATACAAGCTCACTATGAGACAGATGCGGTGTTAAAACAAATCATTACTGACTTGGAGGCAGACCCAAATTCAAAGAAGCATTACTCTTGGAGCCAATCCATTTTACGGAGGAAGAATAAGATTGTGGTGCCACAGGAGACTTCGTTACGCAATTCCATACTTTAGTGGATGCATAGCTCCGGTACTGGTGGTCACTCAGGCCGTGATGCTACTTATCACAAGGTGAAGGGATTATTCTACTGGAAGGGCATGGCACTCGACATACAGAACTACATACGCAGCTGCACTGTTTGTCAGCAATGCAAATATGACACAGCTGCTTCTCCAGGATTGCTCCAACCTCTGCCTATTCCTGAGACAATCTGGACAGATCTCTCCATGGATTTTATTGATGGACTGCCAGTTTCTTCAGGTAAAACCGTGATCTTTGTGGTTGTGGATAGACTCACTAAGGCGGCGCACTTCATGGCTTTATCTCACCCGTACACTGCGATTTCAGTAGCTCAGGTGTTCATGGATACAGTTTACCGCTTACATGGCTGTCCCAAATCGATTGTTAGTGACAGAGACACTGTGTTTTTAAGTACTTTCTGGAAGGAGTTGTTTTCGCTACAGGGTGTTGAGCTGAGGTTCACTAGTGCTTACCATCCCCAAAGTGATGGTCAGACTGAAGTAGTGAATAGATGTTTGGAGACTTACCTGCGTTGTATGTGCAATGAGAAGCCACACTTATGGAGTGATTGGTTGCCACTCGCCGAGTTCTGGTATAACACCAACTTTCACTCTGCTACGCAGATGAGTCCTTTTGAAGCAGTGTATGGGCAAGCACCTCCAATCCACCTACCTTACTTGCCTGGTGAATCTAAAGTGGCTGTGGTGGCAAGAAGTCtacaagagagagaagatatgTTACTGATTCTGAAGTTTCACTTGCTGCGAGCGCAACACAGGATGAAACAAATGGCAGATGCACATCGTTCAGACAGAACTTTTGAGATTGGGGATTTCGTGTATCTCAAACTACAACCATATCGTCAGGGTTCCGTGGTGGTTCGTGTTAATCAGAAGTTGGCTCCCAAGTACTATGGGCCATATAAAATTATTGATCGTTGTGGTAAGGTCGCGTATAAACTACTGCTGCCTGAGGGTTCACTTATTCACCCAGTCTTTCATGTCTCACAGTTGAAAGCAGCAGTAGGAGACGTGCACACTTCGACTCAATTACCATCTGTCGTGACTGATGTGCTTACTCGTGAGCCGGTTTTAATCTTGGATCGTCAAATGGTAAAAAGGAAGGGACGCGCGGCTACAAAGGTTCTGGTGCAGTGGTCTAACGAATCCAAGGACGAGGCGACATGGGAGTTCTTGTACGACCTGCAACGTAAGTTTCCTGCTTTTGAACCTTGTGGTCAAGGTTCTCCGAACAGGGGAGCTCTGATGTAGGGAATCTGGAGCCTGCACGTGTACGAGGGAGATGTGAAGCAAGAAGAAACACGTGAGGCTAAAGCAAGCTGGACGTTAACGGAAAGCAAGGTAGACGTCACGGAAGAATAAAGTCGGTTAAACACTGTTAAGTAACCGACGTTTTAATCTATAAGGAGCACATGTTTAGCTCTGCTTTTCTTTATGCAAAATATCTGAATATTGTTAAGAACTCTCTGGAACTTTCCTCATCGTTTAGCCGGTTTCTCTTATCGAGATTCTTGCTGGTGAGATGACGATGCTGCGTTTATTTTGAACGTTGTACCGTTTATCGTATTGTTTGTTGAACCATTTTCCTTTTGAGCTACGTTACTGATTTATCGTTATCATAAGCAAGAAAGATTCATGTTATTCTCATTCTTCCATTGTTTAATTGTGATGATTGGATTTTTTTGATCTGTTGTCTGTTGATACTTTTGGCAGCACTGCTAGTGCGGTGACAGTGAGAAGTACCATTAGACGGCTAAGAGAGCAAACCGAAAGCTAGAGACTGAACCATTTTACAAAGAATTTTCTTCatctattatttatataatacagAACACAAACAAGTTCCTTAGTGGGTTTTGTTTTCGCTAGTGAAGTTCCTTGTTGTATTTTTGAGCAAACAAGAAATATTTACGTTTGGTTTTGTATCTTTACAGCGTTTTCGTTGAAATATTTACGTTTTGATAATGATGTTTTCTAAAAAGACGAGGACAAAAGAGGGCtaaccagaagaaaaaaaacacaagaacacCTCTAAAAGGCACATATGAAGGATCAGCAGCCTCTATAGTCTCTATCTATATTTACATAAatccccaaaaaaagaaattctaaACCTGTATACACAACCAAAAAGCCAAAAACCCTCTCCACTAAATCGGGATCCTCAGTAGTCCAGCAGAGTATCGTCTTCCCTGTTTCAATGATAGTAAAGGTGAGACAACAAGGGATATGGTAATGTTGTATCGTTCGGAGCTTGTGTATTAACTCATACCAAAACTCATGTCCGAAATGATCAGATGAATCATACTCCTCCTCTTCATGATGAACGTAGCTCTCATAAAACTGTAAAGTAGTcggaaaaaacaaattaaagcaTAGTGACAACTAATTATGCAAAAGACGGAAACACAGACAAGGCTTCTTTGGTTATTATATAAAGAATGAGTCTGACCTTGTCATATCTCCCAACATTTTTCGAATCTGCCTCATCATCTGCCTGCAAATTGGTCATCACAATGTTCAGCAACCTCTGGTTCAAACTTAGCAACGTATAATTTCAAAGGAAATTGTATGCAAATGTTGCAACCCTTTGCGAATTACTTATAAAACCGTAAGTATGTCACAAGAAGATCTCTTTATTAACTACCATTAAACCTAATTCAAGCCTACAGCTACCTCAAGTATGCCTAACTAACCAACTTAGCATATTCTAATACCCTGTAAACTCAAGAATCTTCCAATGTACCTTGTAAATAGTTTTAGCTTCTTGGTTTAATTTTCTGCTGTGGGCCAAATCAACCTCCATAGCACGAGCATTGAAGGGTTTTTGTTCC is from Camelina sativa cultivar DH55 chromosome 20, Cs, whole genome shotgun sequence and encodes:
- the LOC104768730 gene encoding uncharacterized protein LOC104768730 isoform X1, whose product is MAGRIRLDAVVSSIVTVHPHEIPALLHSSSCFFFILSAYFVVLPLRDEGAISLGLSKLPGLFVGSLFLTLIAAPLSTLIFSLPNLSKSKALVIIHRFFSLSLVLCFLLWRASPTESNSKDAVDSSSSLTKDPKFGIDGANPVSGWDNHGWFYISVRVGFFLWVALLNLVAISSTWARIIDVMDSESGARLFGFVGAGATLGQLSGSVFAATTAWMGPYLLLFAALLMEFAAQSSKGITNDITQSSEELSPLRRTDHDDQSERKQEASSPKVASPKAASPKSPISTTRPQLWAILDGMRLILASPYLLLVSLFLWLGAVISSFFYFQKVNIIAATITSSIGRRRLFAQINSFVAVFILIGQLTLTGRILTIAGVTIAISASPFVALGNLVAIAIWPTWVAVAVSETLRKVTTYVVTRPGRELLFTVVSQDEKYKAKVCIDVIVQRLGDAAAAGLFEVLTIALGGQTSTASLYALPVCLIWILTAFFLGRRQEQLAKLQVGSSL
- the LOC104768730 gene encoding uncharacterized protein LOC104768730 isoform X2, whose translation is MAGRIRLDAVVSSIVTVHPHEIPALLHSSSCFFFILSAYFVVLPLRDEGAISLGLSKLPGLFVGSLFLTLIAAPLSTLIFSLPNLSKSKALVIIHRFFSLSLVLCFLLWRASPTESNSKDAVDSSSSLTKDPKFGIDGANPVSGWDNHGWFYISVRVGFFLWVALLNLVAISSTWARIIDVMDSESGARLFGFVGAGATLGQLSGSVFAATTAWMGPYLLLFAALLMEFAAQSSKGITNDITQSSEELSPLRRTDHDDQSERKQEASSPKVASPKAASPKSPISTTRPQLWAILDGMRLILASPYLLLVSLFLWLGAVISSFFYFQKVNIIAATITSSIGRRRLFAQINSFVAVFILIGQLTLTGRILTIAGVTIAISASPFVALGNLVAIAIWPTWVAVAVSETLRKVTTYVVTRPGRELLFTVVSQDEKYKAKVCIDVIVQRLGDAAAAGLFEVLTIALGGQTSTASLYALPVCLIWILTAFFLGRRQEQLAKLQELWESNLTPTEMMKVQKAE
- the LOC104768728 gene encoding uncharacterized protein LOC104768728 translates to MARIRALVIIFFISVSLVSYSTARKFPVGIPSVIDGVIFSGEIPVVSKTATVVGCDGEDHHFTAELSSFVTGKYGSLVLNALPKGSVPPSGPSKRINDVKT
- the LOC104768730 gene encoding uncharacterized protein LOC104768730 isoform X3; the encoded protein is MAGRIRLDAVVSSIVTVHPHEIPALLHSSSCFFFILSAYFVVLPLRDEGAISLGLSKLPGLFVGSLFLTLIAAPLSTLIFSLPNLSKSKALVIIHRFFSLSLVLCFLLWRASPTESNSKDAVDSSSSLTKDPKFGIDGANPVSGWDNHGWFYISVRVGFFLWVALLNLVAISSTWARIIDVMDSESGARLFGFVGAGATLGQLSGSVFAATTAWMGPYLLLFAALLMEFAAQSSKGITNDITQSSEELSPLRRTDHDDQSERKQEASSPKVASPKAASPKSPISTTRPQLWAILDGMRLILASPYLLLVSLFLWLGAVISSFFYFQKVNIIAATITSSIGRRRLFAQINSFVAVFILIGQLTLTPVSPLQYLHLHLLHLGIWLLLPYGQLGLQLLCLKP